One window from the genome of Paraconexibacter algicola encodes:
- a CDS encoding TetR/AcrR family transcriptional regulator has translation MPTRLTRAEQTDRNREALLETARTVFVERGYAGATLDAIAREAGFSKGVVYSQFASKADLLLTLLERRIEDRARDNARSTRRTGPGPDALRALVRANRRRSAQDTAWMRLTIEFRLAAAREPDVAARYARVHERALDALTSAVEDAAGPDLLPVGARTFATFLFALDLGMTLERAADAGALPDRDVLTILDHLLAPESTP, from the coding sequence GTGCCGACCCGACTGACCCGCGCCGAGCAGACCGACCGCAACCGCGAGGCCCTCCTGGAGACCGCCCGAACGGTGTTCGTCGAGCGCGGCTACGCCGGCGCCACGCTCGACGCCATCGCCCGCGAGGCCGGCTTCTCCAAGGGCGTCGTCTACTCCCAGTTCGCGAGCAAGGCCGACCTGCTGCTCACGCTCCTGGAGCGCCGGATCGAGGACCGCGCGCGCGACAACGCCCGATCCACCCGTCGCACCGGCCCGGGGCCGGACGCGCTGCGCGCCCTCGTACGCGCCAACCGGCGGCGGAGCGCGCAGGACACCGCGTGGATGCGGCTGACGATCGAGTTCCGGCTGGCCGCCGCCCGCGAGCCGGACGTCGCCGCGCGCTACGCGCGCGTGCACGAGCGCGCCCTCGACGCCCTCACGAGCGCCGTGGAGGACGCCGCGGGTCCCGATCTCCTGCCCGTCGGCGCACGAACCTTCGCGACCTTCCTCTTCGCCCTGGACCTGGGCATGACGCTCGAGCGCGCGGCCGACGCGGGCGCCCTGCCCGACCGTGACGTGCTGACCATCCTCGACCACCTCC
- a CDS encoding acyl-CoA dehydrogenase family protein, producing the protein MDFTPTQDQQTIRRAVADLAAQFDDEYWLEKDSRHEFPHEFYDAFARDGWLGICVPEEHGGSGLGITEASIMLEEIAASGGGMNAASSLHGMIFGMHPVIKHGSPEMKARLLPKIVSGEMHVCFGVTEPDAGLDTTATKTFAKRNEAGTHYTCNGRKVWISKALHSEKVLLLTRTTKLEDCAKKTDGMSLFLTDVQSPNIEIRPIPKMGREAVDSNEVYIDDLQIPVEDLVGEEGQGFKYLLDGLNPERILIAAEALGLGRAALRRAVQYANERVVFGRPIGKNQGIQFPLADSRMRLDAAELVLRKASWKYDAGESAGLEANAAKYLCSEAGTEACDRAIQTHGGFGYAREYHVERYYKEARLLKLAPLPQEMVLNYVGEHVLGLPRSY; encoded by the coding sequence GTGGACTTCACCCCCACGCAGGACCAGCAGACGATTCGCCGTGCGGTGGCCGACCTGGCCGCGCAGTTCGACGACGAGTACTGGCTCGAGAAGGACAGCCGGCACGAGTTCCCGCACGAGTTCTACGACGCGTTCGCGCGTGACGGGTGGCTGGGGATCTGCGTGCCGGAGGAGCACGGCGGCAGCGGCCTGGGGATCACCGAGGCGTCGATCATGCTCGAAGAGATCGCGGCGTCCGGTGGCGGGATGAACGCGGCCTCGTCGCTGCACGGGATGATCTTCGGGATGCATCCCGTGATCAAGCACGGGTCGCCGGAGATGAAGGCGCGGCTGCTGCCGAAGATCGTCAGCGGCGAGATGCACGTCTGCTTCGGCGTGACCGAGCCGGACGCCGGGCTGGACACGACCGCGACGAAGACGTTCGCGAAGCGCAACGAGGCGGGCACGCACTACACGTGCAACGGGCGCAAGGTCTGGATCTCCAAGGCGCTGCACTCCGAGAAGGTGCTGCTGCTGACGCGCACGACGAAGCTCGAGGACTGCGCGAAGAAGACCGACGGCATGTCGCTGTTCCTCACCGACGTGCAGTCGCCGAACATCGAGATCCGGCCGATCCCGAAGATGGGCCGTGAGGCGGTCGACTCCAACGAGGTGTACATCGACGACCTGCAGATCCCCGTCGAGGATCTCGTCGGCGAGGAGGGCCAGGGCTTCAAGTACCTGCTGGACGGGCTGAACCCGGAGCGGATCCTGATCGCCGCCGAGGCGCTCGGGCTGGGGCGCGCGGCGCTGCGGCGGGCGGTGCAGTACGCCAACGAGCGCGTGGTGTTCGGCCGGCCGATCGGCAAGAACCAGGGCATCCAGTTCCCGCTGGCCGACTCGCGGATGCGGCTGGACGCCGCCGAGCTCGTGCTGCGCAAGGCCTCCTGGAAGTACGACGCGGGGGAGAGCGCGGGCCTGGAGGCCAACGCGGCGAAGTACCTGTGCAGCGAGGCGGGGACGGAGGCGTGCGACCGCGCGATCCAGACCCACGGCGGCTTCGGCTACGCCCGCGAGTACCACGTGGAGCGCTACTACAAGGAGGCGCGGCTGCTGAAGCTCGCGCCGCTGCCGCAGGAGATGGTCCTCAACTACGTGGGCGAGCACGTGCTCGGCCTGCCGCGAAGCTACTAG
- a CDS encoding SDR family oxidoreductase codes for MRGLDGRIALVTGAGAGVGEAVARRLAEEGARVVLADRDGEAAARVAATLPGDALGVACDVASPDDVTRAVETAAGLTGTINVVVCIAGNSRPAMLKNLDEETFGSVLDVHLGGTYRTVRTALAYLPDDGTGRIITTTSAAGQTGTIGQANYAAAKAGIIGFTKSCAKELARRSITANAVAPLAATAMTEKVRTDEKLARLTLARIPLGRFAEPSEVAGTFAFLASDDAAYMTGQVLAVDGGTVI; via the coding sequence GTGCGTGGACTGGACGGGCGGATCGCCCTGGTGACGGGTGCGGGTGCGGGCGTGGGCGAGGCCGTCGCCCGCCGGCTCGCGGAGGAAGGCGCGCGCGTCGTGCTCGCCGATCGCGACGGGGAGGCCGCGGCGCGCGTCGCCGCGACGCTCCCGGGCGACGCGCTCGGCGTCGCCTGCGACGTGGCGTCACCCGACGACGTCACGCGGGCGGTGGAGACCGCGGCGGGCCTCACGGGCACGATCAACGTCGTCGTCTGCATCGCGGGCAACTCGCGCCCGGCGATGCTGAAGAACCTCGACGAGGAGACCTTCGGGTCGGTCCTCGACGTGCACCTCGGCGGCACCTACCGCACGGTCCGCACCGCGCTGGCGTACCTGCCCGACGACGGCACCGGCCGGATCATCACGACGACGAGCGCCGCGGGCCAGACCGGCACGATCGGCCAGGCCAACTACGCGGCGGCGAAGGCCGGGATCATCGGCTTCACGAAGTCCTGCGCCAAGGAGCTCGCGCGCCGGTCGATCACCGCCAACGCCGTCGCGCCCCTGGCGGCGACCGCGATGACCGAGAAGGTCCGCACCGACGAGAAGCTGGCCAGGCTCACGCTCGCCCGGATCCCGCTCGGGCGGTTCGCCGAGCCGTCCGAGGTGGCGGGGACGTTCGCGTTCCTCGCCTCCGACGACGCCGCGTACATGACCGGCCAGGTGCTGGCGGTCGACGGCGGGACGGTGATCTGA
- a CDS encoding thiolase family protein — protein MAATTVRSPLLDASREVVIVDAVRTAIGRSHPEKGAFRDTHAADLLEACLVALVDRNGLDPAAVDDVIAGCTAPFGEQSRNIARNAWLQAGYPPSVPGIQIDRRCGSAQSAVSYATAMVASGTHELVIASGVEHMQHVPMPSVAETEKLYGAAWTEKLTSRYDVQGQGWSAEEIAVRWDISREEMDALAVESHARAVRATDEGRFADEIVPLTTPHGVVDVDQGMRPGTSMESLAGLKTPFRPEGGRVTAGTSSQISDGAAAVLLASRATAERLGLRVRARVIDHVTVGVDPVLMLTGPIPATQKLLARTGLTVDDIDLFECNEAFASVVLAWAKELAPDMRKVNVNGGAMALGHPVGTTGARLFATILNELERTGGELGLTTMCCGGGQGVGSIIQRLP, from the coding sequence ATGGCCGCCACCACCGTCCGCTCTCCGCTCCTGGACGCCTCGCGCGAGGTCGTCATCGTCGACGCGGTCCGCACCGCGATCGGCCGGTCGCACCCCGAGAAGGGCGCCTTCCGCGACACGCACGCCGCCGACCTGCTCGAGGCCTGCCTCGTCGCGCTGGTCGATCGCAACGGCCTCGACCCCGCCGCGGTCGACGACGTGATCGCGGGCTGCACCGCCCCGTTCGGCGAGCAGTCCCGCAACATCGCGCGCAACGCCTGGCTGCAGGCCGGCTATCCGCCGAGCGTGCCCGGCATCCAGATCGACCGGCGCTGCGGCAGCGCGCAGTCGGCGGTCTCCTACGCCACGGCGATGGTCGCCTCCGGCACCCACGAGCTGGTCATCGCGTCCGGCGTCGAGCACATGCAGCACGTGCCGATGCCGTCGGTCGCGGAGACCGAGAAGCTCTACGGCGCCGCGTGGACCGAGAAGCTCACGTCGCGCTACGACGTGCAGGGCCAGGGCTGGAGCGCCGAGGAGATCGCGGTGCGGTGGGACATCTCCCGCGAGGAGATGGACGCACTCGCGGTCGAGTCCCACGCGCGCGCGGTCCGCGCGACCGACGAGGGACGGTTCGCGGACGAGATCGTCCCGCTGACCACGCCGCACGGCGTCGTCGACGTCGACCAGGGGATGCGCCCGGGGACGTCGATGGAGTCCCTCGCCGGGCTGAAGACGCCCTTCCGCCCCGAGGGCGGACGCGTGACCGCGGGCACCTCGTCGCAGATCTCCGACGGGGCCGCGGCGGTGCTGCTCGCCTCGCGGGCGACCGCGGAGCGCCTCGGCCTGCGCGTGCGCGCACGGGTGATCGACCACGTCACCGTCGGCGTCGACCCGGTGCTCATGCTCACCGGCCCGATCCCGGCGACGCAGAAGCTCCTCGCGCGCACCGGGCTGACCGTCGACGACATCGACCTGTTCGAGTGCAACGAGGCGTTCGCCTCGGTCGTCCTCGCGTGGGCGAAGGAGCTCGCGCCCGACATGCGCAAGGTGAACGTCAACGGCGGGGCGATGGCGCTCGGCCACCCGGTCGGCACCACCGGTGCCCGGCTGTTCGCCACGATCCTCAACGAGCTCGAGCGCACCGGCGGCGAGCTCGGGCTCACCACGATGTGCTGCGGCGGCGGGCAGGGCGTCGGGTCGATCATCCAGCGACTGCCCTGA
- a CDS encoding acetyl-CoA hydrolase/transferase family protein yields MAGDLDLTRWLRPGDGVVVGNLSAEPLPLVRALWRSGVPDLEVFLGMSLHDHAADVPDGIRVRSYGGLGRTGRIPGLEVVPTNYSALPRAFAEGLVRADVVLLQVTPPDADGRCALGVAADYLPDAIAHARVVIAQVNARLPRVGGATIPFDAITHAIELDEPVHELHVPAPGEVERAIAAHVAPLVRDGDTLQMGIGALPDAILAALHDRADLGVHSGMITDGVLDLLEAGVVTGARKPTDTGLTVTGALVGTRRLFDAVDGRDDVVLRTVSATHSAARLGAVGRLVALNGALEVDLDGNAGCESIDGRPIGAIGGQGDFLRAAVASGGVGVVALPAARIVERLHGPVSTTRADLDVVVTEHGVAHLRGHTPTARRRALQEISG; encoded by the coding sequence ATGGCCGGCGACCTCGACCTCACCCGCTGGCTGCGGCCCGGCGACGGGGTCGTGGTCGGCAACCTGTCCGCGGAGCCCTTGCCGCTGGTGCGCGCGCTCTGGCGGTCCGGTGTCCCGGACCTCGAGGTGTTCCTCGGCATGTCCCTGCACGACCACGCGGCCGACGTCCCGGACGGGATCCGCGTGCGCTCCTACGGGGGCCTCGGGCGCACCGGCCGGATCCCGGGGCTCGAGGTCGTCCCCACGAACTACTCGGCGCTCCCGCGCGCGTTCGCCGAGGGCCTGGTCCGCGCCGACGTCGTGCTCCTGCAGGTCACCCCGCCCGACGCCGACGGGCGCTGCGCGCTCGGCGTCGCGGCCGACTACCTGCCGGACGCGATCGCGCACGCCCGCGTGGTGATCGCGCAGGTCAACGCCCGCCTGCCGCGCGTCGGCGGCGCCACGATCCCCTTCGACGCGATCACCCACGCGATCGAGCTCGACGAGCCCGTGCACGAGCTGCACGTCCCGGCGCCCGGCGAGGTCGAGCGCGCGATCGCCGCGCACGTCGCCCCGCTCGTGCGCGACGGCGACACGCTCCAGATGGGGATCGGAGCGCTCCCCGACGCGATCCTCGCCGCACTCCACGACCGCGCGGACCTCGGCGTGCACAGCGGCATGATCACCGACGGGGTGCTCGACCTGCTCGAGGCCGGCGTCGTCACGGGTGCGCGCAAGCCGACGGACACCGGCCTCACGGTGACCGGCGCGCTCGTCGGCACCCGGCGGCTGTTCGACGCGGTCGACGGGCGCGACGACGTCGTCCTGCGGACCGTCAGCGCGACCCACTCGGCGGCGCGACTGGGCGCGGTCGGTCGGCTCGTCGCGCTCAACGGCGCGCTCGAGGTGGACCTCGACGGCAACGCCGGCTGCGAGTCGATCGACGGCCGGCCGATCGGGGCGATCGGCGGCCAGGGCGACTTCCTCCGCGCCGCCGTCGCCAGCGGCGGCGTCGGCGTCGTCGCGCTCCCCGCCGCCCGGATCGTCGAGCGGCTCCACGGCCCCGTGAGCACCACGCGGGCGGACCTCGACGTCGTCGTGACCGAACACGGTGTCGCGCACCTGCGCGGCCACACCCCGACCGCGCGCCGACGCGCGCTGCAGGAGATCAGCGGATGA
- a CDS encoding LLM class flavin-dependent oxidoreductase — MTSTDATRPPWAGIGLALPTIDAFGNGTPVVEAARAAEAAGLDHVWVPDHLLFHRPVLEAMTVLTTAAAVTERITVGTAILNPTLRPVTLLAKQLATVLALAPDRLLLGVGLGGEYEPEFRAVGIDRKERGRRLDAALDLLPRLLSGEAVKADGILPVDCDGLAPVPASGMPPVLVGGRSEAALRRAARVGDAYFPMWMDPADVATARDRLAELAAEHGRPAPGVCLVAFVNVCEDPAVGAEQAAEHIRRQYGMPFHLVEQWALIGSVSQIAQRVQEYRDAGVDGFSLSPAHPHPLTQIDGVAAVREALA, encoded by the coding sequence ATGACGAGCACCGACGCGACCCGCCCACCCTGGGCCGGGATCGGCCTGGCCCTGCCCACCATCGACGCGTTCGGCAACGGCACCCCGGTCGTCGAGGCCGCCCGCGCCGCGGAGGCCGCGGGCCTCGACCACGTCTGGGTGCCCGACCACCTGCTCTTCCACCGGCCGGTGCTCGAGGCGATGACCGTCCTGACGACGGCGGCCGCGGTCACCGAGCGGATCACGGTCGGCACCGCGATCCTCAACCCGACGCTGCGCCCGGTCACGCTGCTCGCCAAGCAGCTGGCCACGGTGCTGGCGCTCGCGCCCGACCGGCTGCTGCTCGGCGTCGGCCTCGGCGGCGAGTACGAGCCCGAGTTCCGCGCGGTCGGCATCGACCGCAAGGAGCGCGGCCGCCGGCTCGACGCGGCGCTGGACCTGCTGCCGCGCCTGCTGTCCGGCGAGGCGGTGAAGGCCGACGGGATCCTGCCGGTCGACTGCGACGGCCTCGCCCCCGTCCCCGCCTCCGGGATGCCGCCCGTGCTGGTCGGCGGCCGCTCCGAGGCGGCGCTGCGGCGCGCCGCGCGCGTCGGCGACGCCTACTTCCCGATGTGGATGGACCCCGCCGACGTCGCGACCGCGCGCGACCGGCTGGCCGAGCTCGCGGCCGAGCACGGCCGCCCCGCCCCGGGGGTCTGCCTCGTCGCGTTCGTGAACGTCTGCGAGGACCCGGCGGTCGGCGCCGAGCAGGCCGCCGAGCACATCCGGCGCCAGTACGGCATGCCGTTCCACCTCGTCGAGCAGTGGGCGCTGATCGGCAGCGTGTCGCAGATCGCGCAGCGCGTGCAGGAGTACCGCGACGCCGGCGTCGACGGCTTCTCGCTCTCGCCCGCACACCCCCATCCCCTGACCCAGATCGACGGTGTCGCCGCCGTCCGGGAGGCCCTCGCATGA
- a CDS encoding acyl-CoA dehydrogenase family protein, translated as MKRSVYTADHDDLRESFGRFLDAEVVPHYDTWEREGRVPREVLRRVGELGFYGLAVPEEFGGAGADDFRFNSVLNEEATVRGLNAFSLCITMQNDVALPYVLELCSPEQQARWLPGIVSGDLVLGIAMTEPGTGSDLAGMTTKARIDPDDPDHYVVDGSKTFITSGLNADLVITAVRTGTTGTHADISLLMVETGATPGFSRGRNLEKLGQHAQDTAELFFDGARVPRENLIGAEGDGFRHLTHNLPQERLSIAVGAVGAAQGALDRTLEYVQDRTAFGRPVGTFQNSRFTLAHCRTDLDVTRAFVDRCLEAHVAGELTAVEAAQAKYWASEMLGRVTDECLQLHGGYGYMTEYPICRDYADARILRIYGGTTEIMKEIIGRAMGLGDPRP; from the coding sequence ATGAAGCGCTCCGTCTACACCGCCGACCACGACGACCTGCGCGAGAGCTTCGGGCGCTTCCTCGACGCCGAGGTCGTCCCCCACTACGACACGTGGGAGCGCGAGGGCCGCGTGCCGCGCGAGGTGCTCCGGCGCGTCGGCGAGCTCGGCTTCTACGGCCTCGCCGTGCCGGAGGAGTTCGGGGGCGCGGGCGCGGACGACTTCCGATTCAACAGCGTCCTCAACGAGGAGGCGACCGTCCGCGGGCTGAACGCGTTCTCGCTGTGCATCACGATGCAGAACGACGTCGCGCTGCCGTACGTGCTGGAGCTGTGCAGCCCCGAGCAGCAGGCGCGGTGGCTGCCGGGCATCGTCTCCGGCGACCTCGTGTTGGGCATCGCGATGACCGAGCCGGGCACCGGCAGCGATCTCGCCGGAATGACGACGAAGGCGCGGATCGACCCGGACGACCCCGACCACTACGTCGTCGACGGGTCCAAGACGTTCATCACCAGCGGCCTCAACGCGGACCTCGTGATCACCGCCGTGCGCACCGGCACGACCGGCACGCACGCCGACATCAGCCTGCTGATGGTCGAGACCGGCGCGACGCCGGGGTTCAGCCGCGGGCGCAACCTCGAGAAGCTCGGCCAGCACGCGCAGGACACCGCCGAGCTGTTCTTCGACGGGGCCCGGGTGCCGCGCGAGAACCTCATCGGCGCCGAGGGCGACGGCTTCCGCCACCTCACGCACAACCTGCCGCAGGAGCGCCTGTCGATCGCGGTCGGCGCGGTCGGCGCCGCGCAGGGCGCGTTGGACCGCACGCTCGAGTACGTGCAGGACCGCACCGCGTTCGGCCGGCCGGTGGGCACGTTCCAGAACTCGCGCTTCACGCTCGCGCACTGCCGCACCGACCTCGACGTGACGCGCGCGTTCGTGGACCGCTGCCTGGAGGCGCACGTCGCCGGCGAGCTGACCGCCGTCGAGGCGGCGCAGGCGAAGTACTGGGCGTCGGAGATGCTCGGTCGCGTCACCGACGAGTGCCTGCAGCTGCACGGCGGCTACGGCTACATGACCGAGTACCCGATCTGCCGCGACTACGCCGACGCCCGCATCCTGCGGATCTACGGCGGCACGACCGAGATCATGAAGGAGATCATCGGCCGCGCGATGGGCCTGGGGGATCCGCGCCCCTGA
- a CDS encoding alpha/beta hydrolase family protein — MSPTAPTLETPDGVVATHGLPEVSELDLLSRALHAGSVVSDVALRTAVATAVTAASIPGGALTWGRKERANLAFHAELARTATAEEVFVRPPRGVPVVERLSSSGLPELPGGRARNLQFTSPYVARNPAMRADYARHRRNGVGWAQHWRHDDGPRPTLCVIHGFGAAQYWFNSAFFSLPQFFAQGWDVLLYTLPFHGPRGATRRNLINGSEVFSHGFATFNEAMIHAVHDFRILVDHLEALGVPRIALTGLSLGGYTSAMVATVEDRLDAVIPNAPVTNLPVLLREWVPAGVGIGLLGALHGAGREQLDAALAVHSPLSYPPVIPRERLMIIGGLGDRLAPPQQSVDLWEHWGHPRLHWYRGSHVMHFSRGAYLDEMRELLGPPLSVAA, encoded by the coding sequence ATGAGCCCGACGGCCCCGACCCTCGAGACGCCGGACGGCGTCGTCGCCACCCACGGCCTGCCGGAGGTGTCCGAGCTCGACCTGCTGTCGCGGGCGCTTCACGCCGGCTCCGTCGTCAGCGACGTGGCCCTGCGGACCGCGGTCGCCACCGCGGTCACCGCGGCGTCGATCCCCGGCGGCGCGCTCACCTGGGGGCGCAAGGAGCGCGCGAACCTCGCGTTCCACGCCGAGCTCGCGCGCACCGCGACCGCCGAGGAGGTGTTCGTGCGGCCGCCGCGCGGCGTGCCGGTGGTCGAGCGGCTGAGCTCCAGCGGCCTGCCCGAGCTGCCCGGCGGGCGCGCGCGCAACCTCCAGTTCACGAGCCCGTACGTCGCGCGCAACCCGGCGATGCGCGCCGACTACGCCCGCCATCGGCGCAACGGCGTCGGCTGGGCGCAGCACTGGCGCCACGACGACGGCCCGCGCCCGACGCTCTGCGTCATCCACGGCTTTGGGGCAGCGCAGTACTGGTTCAACAGCGCGTTCTTCTCGCTGCCGCAGTTCTTCGCGCAGGGCTGGGACGTCCTGCTGTACACGCTGCCGTTCCACGGTCCGCGCGGGGCGACGCGCCGCAACCTCATCAACGGCTCCGAGGTCTTCAGCCACGGCTTCGCGACGTTCAACGAGGCGATGATCCACGCGGTCCACGACTTCCGGATCCTCGTCGACCACCTCGAGGCGCTCGGCGTGCCGCGGATCGCGCTCACCGGCCTGTCGCTGGGCGGCTACACGAGCGCGATGGTCGCGACGGTGGAGGACCGCCTCGACGCGGTGATCCCCAACGCGCCGGTGACGAACCTGCCGGTGCTGCTGCGCGAGTGGGTCCCCGCCGGGGTCGGGATCGGCCTGCTCGGCGCGCTGCACGGGGCGGGCCGCGAGCAGCTCGACGCGGCGCTGGCGGTCCACTCGCCGCTGAGCTACCCGCCGGTGATCCCGCGCGAGCGGCTGATGATCATCGGCGGTCTCGGCGACCGGCTCGCCCCGCCGCAGCAGAGCGTCGACCTGTGGGAGCACTGGGGCCACCCGCGCCTGCACTGGTACCGCGGCAGCCACGTCATGCACTTCAGCCGCGGCGCCTACCTCGACGAGATGCGCGAGCTGCTCGGCCCGCCGCTCTCCGTGGCGGCCTGA
- a CDS encoding YtoQ family protein: protein MSWTVYLSGEIHTDWRERIERGCADAGLELTFYGPVTDHAASDDCGVAILGPEGKPFWKDHLGAGVNAIRTRSLLEASDVVVVRFGEQYRQWNAAFDAGYAAALGKPLITLHPEEHDHALKEVDRAALVVAREPEQVVDVLRYVLDGTLPARPQA from the coding sequence ATGTCCTGGACGGTCTACCTCTCCGGCGAGATCCACACCGACTGGCGCGAGCGCATCGAGCGCGGCTGCGCCGACGCCGGCCTCGAGCTCACCTTCTACGGCCCGGTCACCGACCACGCCGCCTCCGACGACTGCGGTGTGGCGATCCTCGGGCCGGAGGGCAAGCCGTTCTGGAAGGACCACCTGGGCGCGGGCGTCAACGCGATCCGCACCCGCTCGCTGCTGGAGGCCTCCGACGTGGTCGTCGTCCGCTTCGGCGAGCAGTACCGGCAGTGGAACGCGGCGTTCGACGCCGGCTACGCGGCCGCGCTGGGCAAGCCGCTGATCACGCTGCACCCGGAGGAGCACGACCACGCGCTCAAGGAGGTCGACCGGGCGGCGCTCGTCGTCGCGCGGGAGCCCGAGCAGGTCGTGGACGTGCTGCGCTACGTCCTGGACGGGACGCTGCCGGCGCGGCCGCAGGCCTAG
- a CDS encoding MarR family winged helix-turn-helix transcriptional regulator encodes MAREPEPDPVEWVRERWEEQGLPEAERFAAAASLMRAHAVAVQGFEAALRPHELTRTQYLVLVTLQLSPGGARRLSYLSRYLMVHQTTITQLVDQFEQRGLVTREPHPTDRRTTLAVLTRSGRALLKRATKDAAAAGFGLGPVDDTTVGELTGSLRAMRRATGDLT; translated from the coding sequence ATGGCGCGTGAGCCCGAGCCCGACCCCGTCGAGTGGGTCCGCGAGCGCTGGGAGGAGCAGGGCCTCCCCGAGGCGGAGCGGTTCGCCGCCGCCGCCTCCCTGATGCGCGCGCACGCCGTCGCCGTCCAGGGCTTCGAGGCGGCGCTGCGCCCGCACGAGCTGACGCGGACGCAGTACCTCGTCCTCGTCACCCTGCAGCTGTCACCGGGCGGCGCCCGCCGGCTCTCCTACCTGTCCCGCTACCTGATGGTCCACCAGACGACGATCACCCAGCTCGTCGACCAGTTCGAGCAGCGCGGGCTCGTCACGCGCGAGCCGCACCCGACCGACCGTCGCACGACGCTCGCCGTCCTCACCCGGAGCGGGCGCGCCCTGCTGAAGCGCGCGACGAAGGACGCGGCGGCCGCCGGGTTCGGCCTCGGCCCGGTCGACGACACCACCGTCGGCGAGCTGACCGGGTCGCTGCGCGCGATGCGCCGGGCGACCGGCGACCTGACCTAG